The following proteins are encoded in a genomic region of Liolophura sinensis isolate JHLJ2023 chromosome 7, CUHK_Ljap_v2, whole genome shotgun sequence:
- the LOC135471012 gene encoding monocarboxylate transporter 12-like, whose protein sequence is MHFCCAGIGNGMVFLQSIVMANLYFKKYRGLASGLTLAGGGIGLLVIPLIERLLISHYTWQPSLYIVAGICLNTCVAGALMRPVKLPKADNTSANLDNILHVTPGKSLLLNKVFILFCLSSFIWGLAVTVPIILGADFYIEMGMNGFQVNILLSCFGVGNLVGRLIGGIICNMKRLDKLV, encoded by the coding sequence ATGCACTTTTGTTGTGCAGGCATTGGTAATGGCATGGTCTTCCTGCAGTCCATCGTCATGGCAAACCTGTACTTCAAGAAATATCGAGGCCTGGCATCTGGATTAACTCTGGCTGGTGGAGGTATTGGCCTTTTGGTAATTCCCCTGATAGAGCGGCTGCTTATCTCGCATTACACATGGCAACCATCGCTGTACATTGTGGCTGGGATTTGTTTAAACACGTGCGTGGCTGGAGCACTAATGCGTCCAGTTAAGTTACCGAAAGCGGACAACACTAGCGCAAATCTTGACAACATCTTGCATGTGACCCCTGGGAAAAGTCTCTTGCTGAATAAAGTGTTCATCTTGTTCTGTTTGAGCTCGTTTATTTGGGGACTGGCTGTTACTGTCCCCATCATTCTTGGCGCAGATTTTTACATTGAGATGGGAATGAATGGATTCCAGGTAAACATTCTATTGTCCTGCTTCGGCGTTGGAAACCTCGTTGGACGCCTCATCGGTGGTATTATATGCAACATGAAGCGTTTAGACAAGCTTGTC